The Anopheles coluzzii chromosome 2, AcolN3, whole genome shotgun sequence genome window below encodes:
- the LOC125906578 gene encoding uncharacterized protein LOC125906578, with protein sequence MLLYAGSRLTGAASEWYNGFRNTLKTFDEFADTIKKAFPDRCNEAVIHSQLASVYKKISESYTSYVYRVNALGMSGHVSEEAIITYVIRGLSRDPLYDSLVTKDYRDIYDLIDNIKRYESHLLLRKNPERRSPSHINTISPRPIPPRQTTTEPLRCYNCSNHGHHSSQCTQPRRAPGSCFRCGSTSHVIRNCPVPDRRQLTVAAVQGNDNETAHLDSGENGNFVQLEAYQEL encoded by the exons ATGCTTTTATATGCAGGCAGTCGGTTGACTGGAGCAGCAAGCGAATGGTACAATGGCTTCCGTAACACTTTGAAGACATTCGACGAATTCGCTGACACAATTAAAAAGGCTTTTCCTGATCGCTGTAACGAAGCCGTTATTCATAGCCAATTAGCATCGGTCTACAAGAAAATTTCTGAGTCGTACACAAGCTATGTATACCGAGTAAATGCGCTGGGAATGTCAGGCCACGTGAGTGAGGAGGCTATCATAACTTATGTCATCAGAGGACTTTCTCGTGACCCTCTCTATGATAGCCTTGTGACCAAGGATTACCGCGATATTTACGACCTGATTGACAACATTAAGCGATATGAATCCCATCTTCTGTTGCGCAAAAACCCAGAACGCCGCAGCCCATCTCACATCAACACCATTTCCCCGAGACCGATTCCACCAAGACAAACGACGACAGAACCTCTTCGATGTTATAACTGCTCGAATCATGGACATCATTCATCGCAATGCACACAACCTCGCCGAGCTCCGGGTTCCTGTTTCCGATGTGGTAGCACATCACATGTCATTCGCAACTGTCCTGTCCCAGATAGACGTCAACTAACGGTTGCTGCGGTACAGGGCAACGACAATGAAACAGCGCATCTAGATTctggggaaaatggaaacttcGTTCAACTTGAGGCCTATCAGGAG CTCTAA
- the LOC120961289 gene encoding uncharacterized protein LOC120961289 — MKNVKRARKSGMLSKLGQAIREECEREWEAENQPGTSRRQEAPVIEIPHAGSEFVDENASDEEVFDDDEPEEEWLEEWLNESDEDEGEDNQHTENYVTDPQSENILSRKLRMWALSHRITHTAINDLLGIIRETTEYYVPMDARTFLKTPVNVRQNITTVAGGQLWYQGIEKTLQCHFKNTTPTVDKFALNLFVDGLPLHNSGPTQLWPIMAQIHELPEVPVLVLGIFCYSSKPDNVEDYLRQLVDDLNRVMDQGVTINKTKIGIDLRVIIADSPARAFIKGVANFNAANGCIKCKIVGKRTKKPTEWYLKEQQK; from the exons ATGAAGAACGTGAAGCGTGCTAGGAAAAGTGGTATGCTAAGCAAGCTTGGGCAGGCGATAAGGGAGGAGTGCGAGCGAGAATGGGAAGCGGAAAACCAACCAGGAACCAGCCGACGCCAAGAAGCACCAG TGATTGAAATTCCGCATGCTGGTTCGGAATTCGTTGATGAGAATGCCTCCGATGAAGAAGTATTTGACGACGATGAGCCCGAAGAAGAATGGTTGGAGGAATGGCTGAACGAAAGTGACGAAGATGAAGGCGAAGATAATCAGCATACAGAAAATTATGTTACGGATCCTCAATCTGAAAACATATTATCAAGGAAATTACGAATGTGGGCCCTATCTCATCGAATAACCCACACAGCTATAAATGATTTGCTTGGGATCATACGCGAGACAACGGAATATTACGTTCCAATGGATGCAAGGACGTTTCTGAAAACTCCCGTGAACGTCAGACAAAATATTACCACAGTGGCAGGAGGACAGCTATGGTACCAAGGGATCGAAAAGACGCTTCAGTGTCATTTTAA AAACACGACGCCTACTGTGGACAAATTTGCTTTAAATCTCTTCGTAGATGGGCTTCCGTTACATAACAGTGGCCCTACGCAATTATGGCCAATAATGGCGCAGATTCACGAGCTTCCGGAGGTGCCTGTCTTGGTGCTAGGCATTTTCTGTTATTCGTCGAAACCTGACAACGTGGAGGATTATCTTCGTCAATTGGTAGACGACCTTAATCGTGTTATGGACCAAGGAGTCacaatcaacaaaacaaaaattggaaTTGATCTTCGTGTTATCATCGCCGATTCTCCCGCCCGAGCGTTCATAAAAG GTGTGGCGAATTTCAATGCAGCGAACGGGtgtataaaatgtaaaattgtgggaaaaaggacaaaaaaacccacagaATGGTATTTGAAGGAACAGCAGAAATAA